The Bacteroidota bacterium genome includes the window TGATTGTGCAGTTTGGCGGTCAAACAGCGCTTAAACTTGCCGGCCAACTGCAAGAAAAAGGCATTCCGATTCTGGGGACTGCTTATGAAATGATGGACCTTGCAGAAGATCGGGGCAAGTTCTCCCGCATCCTCAAAGAGCTGGAGATGCCTTTCCCGCCGTATGGTATGGCAACAACAATACCAGAAGCCATAGAAAGTGCTGAACGCATTGGCTATCCGATTCTTGTTCGGCCGAGCTATGTGCTTGGAGGGCAGGGCATGCGTATCGCCATCAACAAAGAGGAAGTGGATGAGTATGTCCGCAGGATCTGGAAGCTGCTTCCTGAAAATCAGATTCTGCTCGACCTGTTTCTGGAGAACGGTATTGAAATCGATGCTGATGCAATCCGGGATGGTGACGAGGTTTGGATCACAGGCATCATGCAGCACATCGAGCCGGCGGGGGTTCACTCCGGCGATTCTACCGCTGTATTGCCACCCTACGACCTTTCTGACACCGTCATCAAAACCATTGAGACGTACGTCAAGGAAATTGCAAACCGACTGGATGTGATTGGCCTTATCAACGTACAGCTTGTGATCAAAGATGAAGTTGTATATGTCATTGAGGCAAACCCACGCGCCTCACGGACCATTCCGTTTGTGGCAAAGGCAACAGGTATCGCTATCTCCAATATTGCCACGCGGGTGATGTTGGGTGACAAGTTGGCTGCGCTACGGGAGCAGGGCCTGCTGGAATCAACCCTTGAAGGCTATGCGATCAAGGAGCCGGTATTCTCGTGGTCGAAATTCCCGGAGGTGCCAAAAGAGCTGGGACCAGAAATGCGCAGTACTGGAGAAGCAATTGCGTTTGTAGATAAGCTAACAGACAAGCACTTCCAGCGTCCTTATGAAATGCGCAACCTGTATCTCTCCAGATAAGAGGCTGCAATTTTTCAAGTTTGGTAATTACGCCCGTTATACCTCGCGTGTGACGGGCGTATATTTTGACCGCTCGACCGTCTTCAGGAGAAACTTGCTGGAGAATTTGCCACCGTTGTATTTTTTGCAGCATTTGCCGCAGGCATACAGCTTCCGACTGCGCCTGAAAATGGGTGTGGCATGGCCGCAGTTTGGACAGTAGCGAATGTATTTGCTCGGCGGCTGCTTAACCTGTGCCGTGGTGTAGCAGCGTTCTGGCTGGGCCCCGACGCGCCGGCACGCTTCTTTCCAGGCCGGCCCATGCCCGGCAGCCTGGCCGGCAAGCGCGTGTGCAACTTCGTGTAAAACAGTATCCATGCACTGGGCCAGGGTATTGATTTTAGCCAGGTGGATGGACAACGTTATTTGTTGGCGACCATAGTCGCAGCTCCCAAATCTTCTGCGTGCACGATCCCATCTGAAGGTCCAGCCGGCCTCGGCCAGTTCATACCGTACCAGCGCTTCGTTTGCGAATTTCTCGATTTGCTCCGTGTGCTCCATGCGTCAGGAAGAACGATTGCTTTTTTGCTTCGCTATCAGTGAATGCCAACGATGCGTTGGCTCTTACCGCGGTGTCAGCACTGTGGCAAGTTGTGTTTGTGGAAAATAGGATGCGCCCTTCACAAACACTAGCCGCAACTACATGCTTAATCGTAACGAGAGACTTGGAATTCTAGGATAAAGGTACCTGTTGTCCTTTTCCAGTTGGCCATCAGCGAAGAGCAAGCGCCAATCAGCCACGTTTTTTCGATCAAACGCATTTAAGACATCAAATTTGAGTTGCAGGATGCTGTTGTTGATTGCCACATTGTAAGCAAGGCCGAGGTCGATCTGATAGATGGCCGGCAATACGTGGTCTTCCGGTTTGCCAAAATCGAAAGGCGGCTGCAGTCGGGTGCTGCTTCGGTGCCCAAAGTAGTCGTAGTAAGCTTGCCTGAAGCCCCACGAACGGCCCCATACGCCGGTGAATCGTCCAGACAAAATAAAGGATGACGTCACATTGGCCTGCAATACGAAATCTGTTCGGTGTGGCTCGTTCCATGGAACGCTGGCCCACTCATTGTTGAATAGCTCTGTTGCTTTTCGCCTGATGTGGCTGTAGTCGTATGTCAAATGCGCGTAAAAAGGGCCGCTAAGCCATTCAATCGAAAATGAACCACCTATATTTACGCTTTTTGCTTCCGGGATAAATTCTTCCGGGCCAACGGCTAGATTAGCCGTTTCGACACGATATTCAGCGTTGTTTGTAGGGCTGGGAATGTAATTTACCGTATAGGTTTGCGCCAGCAACTTTGTATAGGCTTCCAGCTTTATCGTTAATGCATCAGAAGGCGCAAGAAGGAACGACTGCGCAAAATGATAAGCCAATGGGGGGCGAATGTTGTTGTCAACAGGAATCCAAATGCGCTTTGAAGGGAATAGGGTGCCGGCATTCAAGGTGCTAATATCAAACTGTAGTAAATACTGTCTGTAAATGCCGGCGGCTGTTCTTGATGCAAACGATCCACCATTTTTGAGCCGCGTATCGAGGCGCAAAGCAACGCGGGGTTCAAAATAGGTTTGGTTGTTCGAGAAGAAATAGGTCATCCGCAATCCTAGATCAAGGGTTGCTACTTTGCCCAAATCCATACGGTCGTGAATGAACGATGTGCCGCGTTCGACCCGTGTGTCATATGCAATCCGTTCTACGCCGGCAGCCAATGCAGATGCGTTTTCGACGGCCGTTGCATCTTCCGAAATAAGGCTGGGCAGGAGAATGTCTGACTTGCTGCCGGTGCTTGCGAATAAGAAGCCTCCGGATACAAAATGGCGGTTAAACGCGTGTTCTAAGGTGCCCTCCAGCGCGAACTCAGCTACATCATTTTGCTCTTCCAGTTGGCGTATCGGGAATTCGTAAACTGGCTCTGCAACCGGGACGTCTGCTTCGTCAATCGGGAAATCGAAAAACTGGCTGAGCCCATCTACCAGTTTGTAATTTTGGCTCAAACGATAGCTGCTGGCGCGTGCTTGCAGGTTGAAAAGTGTATGGCGGCCCAGTAGCGTATGATAATTGACCTGGGCGGCATTATTCTTCCAAACGTACTGGTCAGATACGGATAGTGGGGCGGTTGTAAGAAGCCTGTCTGGTGCGCCTGCATTTTGACCGAAATTTAAAATGAGACTGTCTTGCACAGTTGAGAAGAGGCCGGGAAGAAAGCCAGTTAGTTCATTCTGGCCGCGGAAACCAGAGAAGCGGATAGCTGAAAAAGGAGATAACTCAAATTTACCTGCAACATGGATGTCAGAAAATGATAGGGCAGTGGTTGGCACAGGCGCGATGTTGAGTGCATCTTCAAAGAAGGCCGGGTCAATGGATTCGTATTGACGAATGGGGCCAAAAATGAGAAAGGGATCTGGTCGGCTCCATTGGTTCAGGGTAGACTGAAATTGCGGGTGCTGGTACAGATCCCAAACGCTGGTTCGATAGGCCCCCATGATTTCCAGTTTGCGCGAGCGCTTAAACGAAAAACTGTTAACGTAGCGTCCATTGAAAGCAAGTGGATCCAGTTGGAGATCCAGTTTTTGCTCACGGGAGAGCTTGTGATTTGCAGATACAACGCCGGCAAGATAGCTGCCTTGTGCTACACCGAAACCTGTTTTGTGAATGGTAATGGATTCCAGCGCAAAAGGACTGAAAGGACCAAGGATTCCGAGCGCGCGTTGTGGCAGGAAAATCGGTACGCCATCAAGTTTGAATTGATGTTCACCGGCAGCACTGCCTTGCAGGT containing:
- a CDS encoding SprT-like domain-containing protein; translated protein: MEHTEQIEKFANEALVRYELAEAGWTFRWDRARRRFGSCDYGRQQITLSIHLAKINTLAQCMDTVLHEVAHALAGQAAGHGPAWKEACRRVGAQPERCYTTAQVKQPPSKYIRYCPNCGHATPIFRRSRKLYACGKCCKKYNGGKFSSKFLLKTVERSKYTPVTREV
- a CDS encoding carboxypeptidase regulatory-like domain-containing protein; this translates as MRRISIKVLVCAVVAWVLFLGLQNAHAQSYTRYSVSFRSVLLNTALAEFARLTGEGISYDPALTATVRATCAIQEALADAVLNCILSDTGLDYVQLSSGTYVISASTEQEAIYGTIAGDVRDNTSGHPLSYAHILLASSADEFSTVSNSNGQFTLPPLLPGRYYLSTTHLGYRDVIDTLLVVPGRHSFRKITMEEAPIVFSPVVIDGLQRKEAATVLDESYLLMSDSMMVGHLNSSESIVSQVASVPGVRINYSTADAHLQGSAAGEHQFKLDGVPIFLPQRALGILGPFSPFALESITIHKTGFGVAQGSYLAGVVSANHKLSREQKLDLQLDPLAFNGRYVNSFSFKRSRKLEIMGAYRTSVWDLYQHPQFQSTLNQWSRPDPFLIFGPIRQYESIDPAFFEDALNIAPVPTTALSFSDIHVAGKFELSPFSAIRFSGFRGQNELTGFLPGLFSTVQDSLILNFGQNAGAPDRLLTTAPLSVSDQYVWKNNAAQVNYHTLLGRHTLFNLQARASSYRLSQNYKLVDGLSQFFDFPIDEADVPVAEPVYEFPIRQLEEQNDVAEFALEGTLEHAFNRHFVSGGFLFASTGSKSDILLPSLISEDATAVENASALAAGVERIAYDTRVERGTSFIHDRMDLGKVATLDLGLRMTYFFSNNQTYFEPRVALRLDTRLKNGGSFASRTAAGIYRQYLLQFDISTLNAGTLFPSKRIWIPVDNNIRPPLAYHFAQSFLLAPSDALTIKLEAYTKLLAQTYTVNYIPSPTNNAEYRVETANLAVGPEEFIPEAKSVNIGGSFSIEWLSGPFYAHLTYDYSHIRRKATELFNNEWASVPWNEPHRTDFVLQANVTSSFILSGRFTGVWGRSWGFRQAYYDYFGHRSSTRLQPPFDFGKPEDHVLPAIYQIDLGLAYNVAINNSILQLKFDVLNAFDRKNVADWRLLFADGQLEKDNRYLYPRIPSLSLRLSM